One segment of Gammaproteobacteria bacterium DNA contains the following:
- a CDS encoding IS110 family transposase → MPAECWVGIDVAKAHLDVAIWPTQERWRVPRDEAGLAALIAWLQPQTPRLIVLEATGGLETLVAGMLIEAQFPTAVINPRQARDFAKALGVLAKTDALDALALARFGQCIQPQPRPWKDEETQALTVLLQRRRQLITMLTAEKNRLGSAHRQVQADIRTTIAWLEQRLKALDDDLQGRLRASPVWREQDALLRSVPGIGPVTTVTLLAALPELGTLARREISALVGVCPLNRDSGQYRGHRSIFGGRAVVRTALYMATVTASRCNPVIKAFYARLRATGKPAKVALTACMRKLLTILNAMLKAKTPWQPPEECRA, encoded by the coding sequence CTGCCGGCGGAATGTTGGGTGGGGATTGATGTGGCCAAAGCCCATCTGGATGTGGCGATCTGGCCCACCCAGGAACGGTGGCGCGTACCCCGCGATGAAGCGGGTTTGGCGGCATTGATCGCCTGGCTGCAACCCCAGACACCGCGGCTGATCGTCCTGGAAGCCACGGGTGGCTTGGAAACCCTGGTCGCCGGGATGTTGATCGAGGCGCAGTTCCCGACGGCGGTGATCAATCCACGCCAAGCGCGGGACTTTGCTAAAGCCTTGGGGGTTCTGGCCAAGACGGACGCCTTGGATGCCTTGGCGCTGGCCCGGTTTGGCCAGTGCATTCAGCCCCAACCCCGTCCCTGGAAAGACGAAGAGACCCAGGCGCTGACGGTGCTCCTCCAGCGCCGGCGGCAACTGATCACGATGCTCACTGCCGAGAAGAACCGCTTGGGCAGCGCCCATCGTCAGGTGCAGGCGGATATCCGCACGACGATTGCCTGGCTGGAACAACGCCTCAAGGCCCTCGATGACGACCTTCAGGGCCGACTGCGGGCCAGCCCCGTCTGGCGCGAGCAAGACGCGCTGTTGCGGAGCGTTCCCGGGATCGGCCCGGTGACGACGGTGACGTTGCTGGCAGCGTTGCCGGAACTGGGCACGTTGGCTCGCCGCGAAATCAGCGCCTTGGTCGGGGTCTGCCCGTTGAACCGGGATTCGGGTCAGTATCGAGGACACCGGTCGATTTTCGGCGGGCGGGCGGTGGTTCGCACGGCGCTGTATATGGCGACGGTCACGGCCAGCCGCTGCAATCCCGTGATCAAAGCGTTCTACGCACGGTTGCGGGCTACCGGCAAACCGGCCAAGGTCGCGCTGACCGCCTGTATGCGTAAATTGTTGACCATCCTGAACGCGATGCTTAAGGCCAAAACCCCCTGGCAGCCTCCAGAGGAGTGCAGGGCCTGA
- a CDS encoding AI-2E family transporter produces MESAALEAPRNKSKDPPGFTWAALASTLAWIAALWLIVLALHLTPALFAALVTYGGTRALARLLERWRPGLRYAQAWGLALLLLMIGIVGSVLVGYAVDTAETGGYAGLLHEMAHALERLRQDLPSWLAAHLPTSLEALHRVAVVWLHDHAAQLQLWGGDALRGVGYVLIGATTGGLMALQLPVNPTGMLPQSPTAAMRREFDGLVRSFTAVVFAQLRIAILNTALTALYLLGVLPLLGMPLPLPGTLLTLTFTAGLLPVVGNLISNTVIMIVSLRYSALGAALSLAWLVAIHKLEYFLNAHIIGHRIRARTWELLIAMLALQAMFGLGGLIGAPVLYAQIKQALHERGWLD; encoded by the coding sequence TTGGAATCCGCCGCCCTGGAGGCGCCACGCAACAAATCGAAAGACCCGCCCGGTTTTACCTGGGCGGCGCTGGCCTCCACACTGGCGTGGATTGCAGCTCTGTGGCTAATCGTGCTGGCGTTGCATTTGACGCCAGCATTGTTCGCCGCTCTTGTGACCTACGGCGGCACTCGCGCGCTTGCTCGTCTGCTGGAGCGTTGGCGCCCTGGACTGCGCTACGCGCAAGCTTGGGGCCTGGCGCTGCTATTGTTAATGATCGGTATCGTCGGCTCAGTGCTTGTCGGATATGCGGTGGATACAGCGGAGACGGGGGGCTATGCTGGGTTGCTGCACGAGATGGCTCATGCCTTGGAGCGGCTGCGCCAGGACTTGCCGTCTTGGCTGGCGGCGCACCTGCCGACCTCGCTGGAAGCGTTGCATAGGGTGGCAGTGGTGTGGCTGCATGACCATGCAGCGCAGCTCCAGCTTTGGGGTGGGGATGCCCTGCGCGGCGTCGGCTATGTGTTGATCGGTGCAACGACCGGCGGGTTGATGGCGTTACAGTTACCCGTGAACCCGACTGGGATGCTTCCGCAATCCCCTACTGCCGCCATGCGCCGAGAATTCGATGGATTAGTGCGGAGCTTCACGGCTGTGGTGTTTGCGCAACTACGCATCGCCATCCTTAACACCGCACTGACCGCTCTCTATCTGTTAGGCGTGCTGCCATTGTTGGGGATGCCGCTGCCGTTACCGGGGACGCTGCTAACGCTCACCTTCACCGCCGGCCTGCTGCCAGTCGTCGGCAATCTGATCTCCAACACCGTCATCATGATCGTCAGCCTACGCTATTCGGCGCTGGGCGCCGCGCTATCACTGGCTTGGCTGGTAGCGATCCACAAACTGGAGTATTTCCTGAACGCCCACATCATCGGTCACCGCATCCGTGCCCGCACGTGGGAGCTATTGATCGCGATGCTGGCGCTTCAGGCCATGTTTGGCCTGGGTGGCCTGATTGGAGCGCCGGTGTTGTACGCCCAAATCAAACAAGCATTGCACGAGCGCGGCTGGCTTGACTGA
- a CDS encoding DUF1566 domain-containing protein, whose amino-acid sequence MNHPSLSALAFAVLLGISGVASAELVDRGGGLIYDTVLNITWLQDANYAQTSGYDTDGRMTWDEAMAWADQLVYGGYDDWRLPTALNRDHTGPCSGYNCTDSEMGYMFYKNLGATAGNLISKGTHTANLALFTHIQDDAYWLGTRYEPIALFAWYFLASSGYQYLDRRVYKSYAWAVRSGDITAASSAR is encoded by the coding sequence ATGAACCATCCATCGTTATCGGCGTTGGCGTTTGCAGTTCTTCTGGGGATCTCCGGCGTAGCGAGCGCCGAGCTGGTCGACCGTGGGGGTGGACTGATTTACGACACGGTATTGAATATCACCTGGTTGCAAGACGCCAATTATGCCCAGACCAGTGGTTACGATACCGACGGAAGGATGACTTGGGATGAGGCAATGGCGTGGGCGGATCAGTTGGTCTATGGCGGCTATGACGACTGGCGGTTGCCAACCGCGTTGAACCGCGATCATACGGGACCGTGTAGCGGCTACAACTGCACGGACAGTGAAATGGGTTATATGTTTTACAAAAACTTGGGTGCGACGGCTGGCAACCTTATTTCAAAAGGAACACATACTGCTAATTTAGCTTTATTCACCCACATCCAAGACGATGCCTATTGGTTAGGCACTAGGTACGAGCCAATTGCCCTTTTCGCGTGGTACTTCCTCGCCAGCAGTGGGTACCAGTATTTGGACCGTCGGGTTTACAAAAGCTACGCATGGGCCGTGCGATCGGGCGATATTACCGCTGCATCTTCAGCCCGTTAG
- a CDS encoding plasma-membrane proton-efflux P-type ATPase: protein MNRRLIVAAVTFLLGIATAWPALADSYGPVLRGQDLWDIARRVYPNEDVSRDQIMLALLKANPQAFDMPCNANSPLKVGVMLQIPNLTQVQALSREQANQEFERQLREWENHRVSGEMLVCPPETQTVAATPEQATAPAPETTATGTAPAPETTATGTAPAPETTSPVSKPAASAGTPGTPAQTATPTAPSSGGASKQPATLVHYEEWLGIPILALLLIGIIVRKYRRRPAPIAASIPVATGPVKGADEDRMTVEETLATFGVDRERGLSAEEAAKRLQASGPNALEEKHVSLLQRILPYFWGPIPWMIEAAAVLSLLTRDWNDFAVITALLVFNAVIGFREEASAANALAALKNQLALKARVLRDGRWREIEARELVPGDVVRIRLGDIIPADATLFDGEYLSVDQSALTGESLPVNKESGDVVYSGAVAKQGEMVAVVTATGTNTFFGRTAKLVESAGSKSHLQESVLQIGNFLIFSALALILVLAEVELYWGTSFLHLLKTALILLVASIPVAMPAVLSVTLALGALKLSKLKAIVSRMEAIEELAGVDILCSDKTGTLTQNKLTLGEAQPFGVTTQELILAGALASKAENHDAIDLAVIGALSSPDVLTGYRQVRFVPFDPIGKRTEATVEDADGHAFKVTKGAPQVVMQLCHADQETQTQADQLIDAFAAKGFRTLGVARADENDQWAFLGILPLFDPPREDSAATIAEANRYGVAVKMVTGDNLAIAREISGQLGIGTDIRAAEALFAGGVAHGELPEIAVHRIEQTDGFAQVFPEHKYGIVKALQQGGHIVAMTGDGVNDAPALKQADVGIAVSGATDAARAAAALVLTEPGLSVITHAMEESRRIFERMTSYIIYRIAMTIDIMLFVVLASIVFGFFPLTAIMLVALALLDDVPIMTIAYDNTLPDPQPVRWNPERTFAVSIVLGLLAVAQSFGLLALGMNVLHLDGAHLQTMLFLQLLVGGHLLLLLTRTPKAFWAPPYPSWQLLTAVVGTQILGVLMCGFGWLVPALPWHLIGWVWVYNLVWMIVQDGVKWVTYRVINQRANGETTRPGFGQLVTALENG, encoded by the coding sequence ATGAACCGACGATTGATAGTCGCTGCCGTGACTTTCCTGTTGGGAATCGCTACCGCATGGCCTGCGCTAGCGGATAGTTATGGCCCTGTTCTCCGAGGACAAGACCTTTGGGATATCGCCCGGCGCGTTTATCCGAATGAGGATGTCAGCCGCGACCAGATCATGCTGGCCTTGCTCAAGGCCAATCCTCAAGCATTCGACATGCCTTGTAACGCCAACTCTCCTCTAAAAGTCGGCGTGATGTTACAAATCCCAAATTTAACGCAAGTCCAAGCGTTGAGCCGTGAACAGGCTAACCAAGAATTCGAGCGGCAATTACGGGAATGGGAAAATCATCGGGTGTCGGGTGAGATGCTGGTCTGTCCGCCCGAAACCCAAACGGTAGCGGCTACGCCTGAACAAGCCACCGCTCCCGCTCCGGAAACCACAGCAACAGGAACCGCTCCCGCTCCGGAAACCACAGCAACAGGAACCGCTCCCGCTCCGGAAACCACATCGCCTGTGTCTAAACCGGCAGCATCGGCTGGAACGCCAGGCACCCCCGCCCAAACAGCGACTCCGACCGCGCCATCAAGTGGAGGGGCATCGAAACAACCCGCGACTCTCGTTCATTATGAGGAATGGTTAGGCATTCCGATTCTGGCCCTGTTGTTGATCGGTATCATCGTCCGCAAATACCGCCGTCGTCCGGCCCCAATCGCTGCCTCGATCCCGGTTGCCACCGGCCCCGTCAAAGGCGCGGATGAGGATCGGATGACCGTGGAAGAAACGCTTGCCACATTCGGCGTCGACCGTGAGCGAGGCTTGAGCGCCGAAGAAGCTGCGAAACGCTTGCAGGCCAGTGGGCCAAATGCGCTGGAAGAAAAGCATGTCAGCCTGCTCCAGCGGATACTCCCTTATTTTTGGGGGCCAATACCGTGGATGATCGAAGCAGCGGCAGTGCTATCGTTGCTGACTCGTGATTGGAACGATTTTGCAGTGATCACCGCCCTGCTGGTGTTTAATGCGGTGATCGGTTTCCGTGAGGAAGCGAGCGCCGCCAATGCCCTGGCCGCGCTGAAGAACCAACTTGCTTTGAAAGCCCGTGTCTTGCGCGACGGTCGGTGGCGGGAGATCGAGGCTCGCGAGCTGGTGCCGGGCGATGTGGTCCGCATTCGTTTGGGCGACATCATCCCCGCCGATGCTACGCTATTCGACGGTGAATACCTAAGCGTGGATCAGTCGGCGCTGACCGGCGAGTCCTTGCCGGTGAACAAGGAGTCCGGTGATGTGGTGTACTCGGGTGCAGTCGCCAAGCAAGGCGAAATGGTCGCGGTCGTCACCGCAACCGGCACCAACACCTTCTTTGGCCGCACCGCCAAGCTGGTGGAATCGGCGGGATCCAAGTCGCATTTGCAGGAATCTGTATTGCAGATTGGCAACTTCTTGATCTTCTCGGCGCTGGCGTTGATTCTGGTGCTGGCGGAAGTTGAGCTGTACTGGGGAACCTCGTTCCTGCACCTGCTCAAGACAGCGTTGATCCTGCTGGTGGCGTCGATTCCGGTGGCGATGCCAGCGGTGCTGTCGGTCACTTTGGCGCTTGGGGCGCTTAAGCTCTCCAAACTCAAGGCGATCGTCTCGCGTATGGAAGCCATTGAAGAATTGGCCGGTGTCGATATTCTCTGCTCGGACAAGACCGGCACCTTGACCCAAAACAAGCTGACCCTGGGTGAAGCGCAACCGTTTGGAGTGACGACCCAAGAGCTGATTCTGGCCGGAGCCTTGGCGTCCAAGGCGGAGAACCACGACGCCATCGACTTGGCGGTCATCGGCGCCCTATCCAGTCCCGATGTGTTGACTGGGTATCGGCAAGTGCGTTTCGTACCGTTCGATCCAATCGGCAAGCGCACTGAAGCGACCGTTGAGGACGCGGACGGCCACGCTTTCAAAGTAACCAAAGGCGCGCCACAGGTGGTGATGCAACTCTGTCATGCTGATCAAGAGACGCAAACCCAGGCTGATCAGTTGATCGATGCCTTCGCCGCCAAGGGGTTCCGCACGTTGGGCGTGGCGCGCGCCGATGAAAATGACCAATGGGCTTTTCTCGGCATTCTGCCGCTGTTCGATCCGCCGCGCGAGGATTCTGCAGCAACCATCGCCGAAGCCAACCGTTACGGTGTCGCAGTTAAAATGGTCACCGGTGACAACCTCGCCATTGCCCGTGAGATTTCCGGACAACTGGGAATTGGCACGGATATCCGCGCAGCAGAAGCCTTGTTTGCCGGCGGCGTCGCGCATGGCGAATTGCCGGAGATCGCTGTGCATCGGATTGAGCAGACGGATGGTTTCGCCCAAGTCTTCCCAGAGCATAAATACGGTATTGTCAAGGCTCTGCAACAGGGTGGCCACATCGTGGCGATGACCGGCGATGGCGTTAACGACGCTCCTGCGCTCAAGCAGGCGGATGTCGGCATCGCGGTGTCTGGAGCTACGGACGCTGCTCGGGCCGCCGCCGCGCTGGTACTGACCGAACCGGGTTTGTCGGTGATCACTCACGCGATGGAAGAGTCACGGCGCATTTTTGAACGGATGACGAGCTACATCATTTACCGGATCGCCATGACCATCGACATCATGCTGTTCGTGGTGCTGGCCAGCATCGTGTTTGGTTTCTTCCCACTCACTGCGATTATGCTGGTGGCGCTGGCCTTGCTCGATGACGTGCCGATCATGACCATCGCCTACGACAACACCCTCCCCGATCCCCAGCCGGTGCGCTGGAACCCGGAACGCACATTCGCGGTGTCGATCGTGCTGGGTCTGCTGGCGGTCGCGCAGAGTTTCGGCCTCCTGGCTTTGGGCATGAATGTCCTGCATCTGGACGGCGCTCATTTGCAAACCATGCTATTTTTGCAGCTGCTGGTCGGTGGACATTTGCTGTTATTGTTAACCCGCACGCCGAAAGCCTTCTGGGCGCCTCCTTACCCATCCTGGCAGTTGCTGACAGCGGTAGTGGGGACGCAGATCCTAGGGGTGTTAATGTGCGGGTTTGGTTGGTTAGTGCCAGCGTTACCCTGGCATTTGATCGGCTGGGTCTGGGTGTACAATCTCGTCTGGATGATCGTGCAAGATGGCGTCAAATGGGTGACCTATCGGGTCATCAACCAGCGTGCGAATGGCGAAACCACGCGGCCCGGCTTTGGGCAACTGGTGACAGCGCTGGAAAACGGCTAA